Sequence from the Thermococcus nautili genome:
ACGAACTGAAGGAGCTCCGCGAGAGGCGCGAGAGGCTGAAGAAAGAGATAGCCGAGCTGAGGAAGGAGAAGGACGAGCTGAGCTCGAAGCTCCAAGAGCTCAGGATAGAGGCCAACACCCTCAAGATAAAGCTCGCGCAGGCCGAGACGACGCTCAAGGAAAAGAGGGCCGAGCTCAAGCACTTCGACGCGAAGCTGATTAAGTCGATAAAGGAAATCCCGCTGGAGCTTGAGGCCTTGAGGGAAGAGATTGAGCGCATGGAGGAGGAGATACGTGCCCTCGAACCGGTCAACATGAAGGCCATCGAGGACTTCGAGGTCGTCGAGCGTCGCTACCTCGAGCTCAAGAGCAAGCGCGAGCAGGTTCTGGCCGAGAAAGAGAGCATAGAGGAGTTCATAGAGGAGATAGAGGGTCAGAAGAAGCAGGTGTTCCTGCAGACGCTCGAGGCCATAGCCAAGAACTTCTCAGAGCTCTTCGCCAAGCTCTCTCCAGGGGGAGAGGCCAAACTAATCCTTGAGAATCCAGAGGACCCGTTCGCGGGCGGCCTTGAGATTGAGGCGAAGCCGGCCGGCAAGGACGTGAAGAGGATTGAGGCGATGAGCGGTGGCGAGAAGGCGATAATCGCTCTGGCCTTCGTCTTTGCGATACAGCGCTACAAGCCGGCACCTTTCTACCTCCTCGACGAGATAGACGCGCACCTTGACGACGCCAACGTCAAGCGCGTCGCGGATTTGATTAAGGAAGCCTCGCAGGAGAGCCAGTTCATAGTCATTACCCACCGCGACGTCATGATGGCCAACGCGGACAGGATTATCGGCGTGACGATGAGGAACGGCGTCTCAAAGGTCGTCTCGCTCAGCCTCGAGAAGGCCAGGAAAATCCTTGAAGAAATCAGGCGGAGAAGCGACGAGGAGCACAGGGAGATGTTCGGCCGTCTGGAGGGCTGACGATGTTTGACATGGAAGAATATGAGAGATGGATGAACCAGGCAGAGTACACACTTAAGAGTGCAGAGAACGATATGAGGGCGAGATTTTACTCGTGGGCATGCTTTAAGGCTCAACAGGCTGGGGAATACGCCGTCAAGGCTCTCCTGTACGGAATGGGAATAATGGCCTATGGGCACTCGATAAAAAAGCTCCTCGATGTGTTATCGCAGAAAATAGACGTTCCCAGCGAACTGTTCAACAGGGCGAGGCTACTTGACAGACATTACATACCGCCAAGGTATCCAGATGCGTATATTGAGGGCTCTCCCTACGAGTACTACGGCGAGAATGACGCCAGAGAGGCAATAAACTCCGCAAGGGAAATAATAGAGTTCATCAGGAGGCTTGCCGATGAGAAGATTGAAAAATCCTGAGAGAATCCCCTACTGGGCAGAAATCCAGCGGTACGTCCAAGACATCGTTAGGGCACTTAACCCAAAGCTAATCATTCTCCACGGCTCAATTGCGCGGGGGACTTTTGGAATTGGAAGCGATGTTGACCTCTTCATAGTTGCTGAAAGCCTCCCTAAAAACCCCAACGAGCGTCTCAAACTCCTCTATTCCCTCGACAGAACGAGGGCACCCCTCGACCCGAAGGCGTACACCCCAACAGAGGTTCTAAAGATGCTCAGAAAGGGACACCCGCTCATTATGGACGCACTGGAAGATGGGATAGTAATTCATGCGGACGAGAGCTACCTCCGCGAACTAATGAAGACGTTCCAGTCCGCAAAGAGGAAATACAGGCGCTTTGATAGGGGCTGGATTAGGGTGGAGGGCTGACGATGGAATCGAGAAGGGAAGAGGAAATCACCCCGATTGACATACTGCTCCAGCTCGTCCAGATGGGACGCGTTGACCCGTGGAACATCGACATCGTTGATTTGACCGAGAAGTACATTCAAAGGCTCAGGGAGATGAAGGAGCTCGACCTCCGCGTTTCGGCGAGGGCAATCCTTGCCGCATCAATCCTCGTCAGAATGAAGAGCGAGGCTTTGCTTTACGAGGAAGATGAGAACGAGGAGGAAGAGAAGGAAGAAAAGATTCGCGTCGAGGTCGAGCCTTTAGCACCTCCGCTCAGGAGGGTGGAGCGCTACTACACCTTTGATGACCTCCTTGAGGCGCTGATGGACGCGCTTGAAGAAGCCGAGCGGAGGAAGCCGAGGAAGAGGAAGCGCGAGGAGATTGAGGAAGAGGTTTTCGTAGTGGATGACTTCCGCGTTGACATCGAGAAGCACGTCAACAGGCTCTACGAGATAGTCAGGAAGCTCTACGAGGAGACGAGGAAGCCTATAAAGTTCTGGGATTTGGTCTTCGACAACACACCCAAGGTCATCGCGAGAACCTTCCTCTACCTGCTGTTTTTAGCCAATATGGGCAAGGTCGACCTCGTGCAGGAGGAGCCCTTTGGAGAGATACTGGTCGTGCCGATGGTTGAGACCGCAAAGAGCGGGAGCTAGACCCTTTCCTTTACCCACTTCAGAAACTCCACGGGGGTCATGACCCAAATTTCCCTTTCAGCAAGCTTCTCGGAAATATAGTCTGAGACGTTCCACGTGAGTATCACTACCGTATCATATTCCTCACTAAGCATCAGCGCACAGGCTACAAACGGAGCATCGGCGACATCGTGCACGTATTCCTCCGCTACTTCTTTGTATCGACTGAGTTTGGAGGCAGAGACTGGAGCCATGGGCTCAAAAATGACTTCCATGGCAATTGAAAGCTCCCCTGGAGTTAGTTTTGATTTTTCGGCAAGTTCCTCAATGTGATTGGCAATCTCTTTTAGAACGACTTCTGGGTAAAAGAACGGAAACATCTCCGGAAAAAGTGTTAGGACGTACCTGTTAACCCCTCCAGAACGGATTAGTGAAGCGAAGACAACGTTGGTGTCCACAACTACAGCGATTTCCATGCGCCCTTCCCCACCTTCCGAGAAAGCTCCATTGCATCTTGGAGCTCGAGTTCAGAATTCATGGATATCGCCTCAAGAACGAGAAACCGCTGGACAGCCCTAACTAAGCGCTCCTCAGGAACGCCCCTGATTCGCGCCAAGGTTTTGAACTCCGGAGGAATTGGAACCTCGACCTTTCGAAACGATGCATCGCTCTCGATGCTCAATCCCCTTCACCCAACTAAGTTTCACTCGATTCCCTATTAACCTTTTCCCGCTCCCGTCTTTTCGCCGGCCTCAGAGTTATTGCGAGTAAGGGCTCCTCGCTCCCGATGTAAAGGTTTCTCTTTTCCCTGTTGATGTAGAAGCAGTAAACGCCGTCAGGAATCTCAGAAAGGAACTTGATTGGGGACGTTTCCCTCGCGAGCCTCTTATCCGGAAAGACGCACCGGTAGGTCCCTTTCAGGCCCTCAACGCGCCTTTTAATCTCCTCCAGCGAAAGCCTCTCGCAGTCGAGCCTGGCACAGACGAGGCTCTTCCTCCCGTCGGTGAAGATTACAACGCGCTCGTTGACGTCAATCCTCCGCGAGCGGTCGAGAAACGCCCAGAGTTCGGAGTAGACTCGCTCAAGCTTCCTCCTCTTTGCCAGCCTCTTCACGAGCCTTTCCTCAGCGTGCCTCGTCAGGAGCATGTTGGCTCATCCCCTGGAGCCTTGAAAAATTCTTCCCTGCACCTACACGTGCACATACACATGTAGGTTCGAACCATTGAAAAAGGTATTTAAGCATTCGAACCGAGTCATCAGTGGGAACATCATGCAGAGCAAATTTTACGTAATCACGTTCGTGCTCTTTGCGATAGCCGACGCACTTACAACGTGGTTTGGGGTTAAAATGGGCTTTGAAGAGGCAAACCCCTTTCTCGCGGGCAGGATATCAAGCGGGGCGGGATTCTTTGGGAGTTACAGCCTGTACACTGCTGTTGGCGCCGGCGTTATCGCCGTCTCACTCCGGCTGGAGAAGTTCAGCCCCGCGTTCAGGGCCGTGGCAATTGGAATGGTAATTCTCAAGGCGATTCCTGCCGTCAACAACATCCTTCTTCTTGCAGGTGCCCCCGTTTCAGGAATCATCAATTCCACCGTGGGCGCGGTGTTGGAGAATCTTTTTATTGGATGATGCGAGCTGTGTAATATGCAGTACCTTCGCAGGGATTTAATCGAGCCCCGCGTTTACCAGGAGGTCATCTACGCCCGCTGTAAGGAGCGGAACTGCCTCGTCGTCCTGCCAACTGGCTTAGGAAAGACGCTCATAGCGATGCTCATAGCGGACTACAGGCTCTCGAAGTACGGGGGAAAGGTTCTCTTCTTAGCTCCAACCAAACCGCTGGCAATGCAACACGCGGAGAGCTTTAGAAAACTCTTCAACCTTCCGCCCGAGAAGATTAACGTCCTCACGGGCGAGCTTTCACCCGAAAAGCGCGCTGAACTCTGGAGGAAGAGCGTTGTTATTACCGCGACGCCCCAGACCATAGAAAACGACATCCTAACGGGCAGGATTTCGCTTGAGGATGTCGTCCTGCTCGTCGTTGATGAGGCCCACAGGGCAGTTGGCAACTACGCCTACGTTTTCATAGCGAAGGAGTACCTCAAAACTGCAAAGCACCCGCTCGTTCTCGGGTTAACTGCATCTCCCGGTAGCGACGAGGAAAAGATTCGCGAGATAGTTGGGAACCTCGGGATAGAGCGCATAGAAATCAGAACCGAGAGCTCGCCGGATGTCAAGCCCTACGTCCAGAGGATAGCCTTCGACTGGGTTAAGGTCGAGATTCCGGGAATCTACAAAGATGTCAGGAAAATCCTGCGCGAGATGCTTAAGGATTCCCTAAAGCCCCTCGCAGATGCCGGACTTGTGAGCTCCTCCTCACCGGACATCTCGAAGAGGGAGGTCCTTCAGGCGGGCTCGAAGATAAACCAGGCGATGGCCAAAGGCGACTACTCCATCGGCTACCTCAAGAAGCACCAGGCCAAGGCCATGAAGCTCCACCACGCAATTGAACTTTTGGAGACGCAGGGGCTAACGGCGCTCAGGAGCTACCTCAAGAAACTCCGCGAGGACCGCTCAAAGTCCGGTAGAGAGCTTATGGAAGACCCACGCATGAGGAAGGTTACATATCTCCTCGTTCAGGCGAAGGAGCTCGGCCTCGACCACCCGAAGATGGAGAAGCTGAAGGAGCTTATCCGGAAACAGCTCGAGAAAAAGCCGGACTCGAAGATAATCGTTTTCACGAACTACCGCGACACGGGCAGGAAGATAGTCGAGGAGCTCCAGGAGATGGGAATCTCGGCGAAGCGCTTCATAGGACAGGCGAGCAGGGGAACGGACAGGGGGATGAGCCAGAGGGAGCAGAAAGAGGTTTTGGACAGGTTCTCGCACGGTGAATTCAACGTTTTAGTTGCCACGAGCGTCGGCGAGGAGGGGCTGGACGTTCCAGAGGTTGATTTGGTCGTCTTCTACGAACCTGTGCCTTCAGCAATAAGGAGCATTCAGCGCCGTGGCAGGACCGGAAGACACAGGCCCGGAAAGGTGGTAATCCTAATGGCCAAGGGAACGCGCGACGAGGCCTACTACTGGAGCTCCCGGAGGAAGGAGAAAGGCATGTTCGAGGCAATA
This genomic interval carries:
- a CDS encoding nucleotidyltransferase domain-containing protein, translated to MRRLKNPERIPYWAEIQRYVQDIVRALNPKLIILHGSIARGTFGIGSDVDLFIVAESLPKNPNERLKLLYSLDRTRAPLDPKAYTPTEVLKMLRKGHPLIMDALEDGIVIHADESYLRELMKTFQSAKRKYRRFDRGWIRVEG
- a CDS encoding segregation and condensation protein A, producing the protein MESRREEEITPIDILLQLVQMGRVDPWNIDIVDLTEKYIQRLREMKELDLRVSARAILAASILVRMKSEALLYEEDENEEEEKEEKIRVEVEPLAPPLRRVERYYTFDDLLEALMDALEEAERRKPRKRKREEIEEEVFVVDDFRVDIEKHVNRLYEIVRKLYEETRKPIKFWDLVFDNTPKVIARTFLYLLFLANMGKVDLVQEEPFGEILVVPMVETAKSGS
- a CDS encoding DUF5658 family protein, which produces MQSKFYVITFVLFAIADALTTWFGVKMGFEEANPFLAGRISSGAGFFGSYSLYTAVGAGVIAVSLRLEKFSPAFRAVAIGMVILKAIPAVNNILLLAGAPVSGIINSTVGAVLENLFIG
- a CDS encoding DEAD/DEAH box helicase codes for the protein MQYLRRDLIEPRVYQEVIYARCKERNCLVVLPTGLGKTLIAMLIADYRLSKYGGKVLFLAPTKPLAMQHAESFRKLFNLPPEKINVLTGELSPEKRAELWRKSVVITATPQTIENDILTGRISLEDVVLLVVDEAHRAVGNYAYVFIAKEYLKTAKHPLVLGLTASPGSDEEKIREIVGNLGIERIEIRTESSPDVKPYVQRIAFDWVKVEIPGIYKDVRKILREMLKDSLKPLADAGLVSSSSPDISKREVLQAGSKINQAMAKGDYSIGYLKKHQAKAMKLHHAIELLETQGLTALRSYLKKLREDRSKSGRELMEDPRMRKVTYLLVQAKELGLDHPKMEKLKELIRKQLEKKPDSKIIVFTNYRDTGRKIVEELQEMGISAKRFIGQASRGTDRGMSQREQKEVLDRFSHGEFNVLVATSVGEEGLDVPEVDLVVFYEPVPSAIRSIQRRGRTGRHRPGKVVILMAKGTRDEAYYWSSRRKEKGMFEAIRKVARELESKLERESKGRERVEVGKGRITSLDAFLKVGKSKKAGSEEKAGESEKTAESKAPQVQDEKKAESKSGEVPVKPIFVRKPKGIVVYVDSRELRSGVPKILKELGAEIEVKTLDVADYVVSEEVGIERKSANDFIQSIIDGRLFDQVERLKRAYEKPVIIIEGELYGIRNVHPNAIRGAIASVTVDWGVPVLFSSGKEETAQFIYLLAKREQEERKKEVRLRSEKKALTLAERQRLIVEGLPNVSSTLAKRLLKHFGNVERVFTATEEELKEVEGIGEKKAREIRKVITAPYVEDEE
- a CDS encoding PIN domain-containing protein, which codes for MEIAVVVDTNVVFASLIRSGGVNRYVLTLFPEMFPFFYPEVVLKEIANHIEELAEKSKLTPGELSIAMEVIFEPMAPVSASKLSRYKEVAEEYVHDVADAPFVACALMLSEEYDTVVILTWNVSDYISEKLAEREIWVMTPVEFLKWVKERV
- a CDS encoding HEPN domain-containing protein produces the protein MFDMEEYERWMNQAEYTLKSAENDMRARFYSWACFKAQQAGEYAVKALLYGMGIMAYGHSIKKLLDVLSQKIDVPSELFNRARLLDRHYIPPRYPDAYIEGSPYEYYGENDAREAINSAREIIEFIRRLADEKIEKS